In Halogeometricum borinquense DSM 11551, a single genomic region encodes these proteins:
- a CDS encoding transposase has translation MISYTPRMTDTFAISLELKERLQRGTSLYDAFEALDHPFSFPENQYPEWHSTSYPFRGMVKLFYYREITGESYRSLTRQQELAVLFGLKKIPDESVLSRTWHNRFDDAGRAFVTNGAHDLVWRIENGDFYAPEVRSLEEIETPLNETDDKSESQPTFTNAQISRTTHLARDHAFRSFNSGRAQNTTYEDTRFLELQTFIGMAGCGTPQGARRFQIRRGTEYGPHGDTHLRTVKKFDPEGLIAGFQQATERLLSVIQSEVTFRRPVTVAIDITTLRYYGDVEGMRMVSGTKDGDGRGFKFATLSIVGWNIPIILAVEPVRESSAWDENPPNRIHRVVRRLVRRAQELVPIETVLCDAEFDAKLVYQTLSNLGVNYLVPKRSFNAERAAIKRMSEDGQDVAVESTTVHTDQGSHAMRFLYVPSTKGDGTAVFATNLRVGPAEAEAYCQRYSRRWQIENEYKSIKYDFLAKTSSKDYRVRLFYFVFAALLHNIWRLTDFLLKTGISDDIDYAPVLTAGECVEWVSSALIPAD, from the coding sequence ATGATCTCCTACACGCCCCGAATGACCGATACGTTCGCTATCTCGCTTGAGCTGAAAGAACGCCTACAAAGAGGAACCAGTCTTTACGACGCATTCGAAGCGCTTGACCATCCGTTTTCGTTCCCAGAGAATCAATATCCTGAGTGGCACTCCACATCATATCCGTTTCGCGGCATGGTCAAACTGTTTTACTACCGGGAAATCACCGGAGAGAGCTATCGATCGCTAACGCGCCAGCAAGAACTTGCAGTCTTGTTCGGCCTCAAGAAAATCCCAGACGAATCAGTACTCTCTCGAACTTGGCACAACCGATTCGACGATGCGGGTCGTGCCTTCGTCACCAATGGAGCACACGATCTCGTCTGGAGGATCGAAAACGGGGATTTCTACGCTCCTGAAGTACGGTCACTAGAAGAGATCGAGACACCACTCAACGAGACTGACGACAAATCTGAGAGTCAACCCACGTTTACTAACGCCCAGATCTCTCGGACAACCCATCTCGCACGCGACCACGCATTTAGGTCGTTCAACTCTGGTCGAGCCCAGAACACGACTTACGAGGATACTCGCTTTCTCGAACTTCAGACGTTCATTGGGATGGCTGGTTGTGGAACACCGCAGGGCGCGAGACGGTTTCAGATCCGCCGAGGTACGGAGTACGGGCCACATGGCGATACGCACCTTCGGACAGTCAAAAAATTCGATCCTGAGGGTCTGATCGCTGGATTTCAACAGGCGACAGAGCGGCTTCTATCTGTGATCCAGTCAGAAGTCACGTTCCGTCGTCCTGTTACCGTTGCGATCGATATCACGACGCTGCGATACTATGGCGATGTCGAAGGAATGCGGATGGTTAGCGGGACGAAAGACGGTGATGGACGGGGATTCAAATTTGCGACGCTCTCGATCGTCGGATGGAACATTCCCATCATATTAGCCGTTGAGCCCGTCCGTGAGAGCTCCGCATGGGATGAGAACCCGCCGAATCGGATTCATCGTGTGGTCCGACGGCTCGTTCGACGAGCACAAGAGCTCGTTCCGATTGAGACGGTTCTCTGTGACGCTGAATTCGACGCAAAGTTGGTCTACCAAACGCTGTCAAACCTCGGCGTGAACTACCTGGTTCCAAAGCGGTCGTTCAACGCAGAGCGAGCAGCGATCAAGCGGATGAGCGAGGATGGGCAAGACGTCGCGGTCGAATCAACGACGGTTCACACTGATCAGGGATCGCATGCGATGCGGTTCTTGTATGTCCCCTCGACGAAAGGAGACGGTACAGCCGTCTTCGCAACGAACCTCAGGGTCGGGCCAGCCGAGGCCGAGGCGTACTGTCAGCGATATAGCCGCCGATGGCAAATCGAAAACGAGTACAAGTCGATCAAGTACGACTTCTTAGCGAAAACCTCCTCGAAAGACTACCGCGTTCGATTGTTTTACTTCGTGTTCGCAGCGCTACTGCACAATATCTGGCGGCTTACCGACTTCCTCCTGAAAACGGGAATTAGCGACGATATAGACTACGCGCCCGTACTGACAGCTGGTGAGTGTGTAGAATGGGTTTCTTCTGCACTGATTCCAGCAGACTAA
- a CDS encoding ribbon-helix-helix domain-containing protein: protein MSEATTGSSGDDEIVTVNFKVTQAFLTEIDNTWQERGFNSRSEFVRYTLRDATEFPTFDRDELIALLQAEENIREGRTMSTDEAREQFGTDSDE, encoded by the coding sequence ATGTCTGAAGCAACCACGGGATCAAGCGGCGATGATGAAATCGTCACGGTGAATTTCAAAGTCACACAGGCGTTTCTCACCGAAATAGACAACACATGGCAGGAACGCGGGTTCAACAGCCGAAGCGAATTTGTTCGCTACACCCTCCGAGACGCGACTGAATTTCCGACATTCGACCGCGATGAACTCATCGCTCTCCTCCAAGCAGAGGAAAACATCCGTGAAGGACGGACGATGAGTACAGACGAAGCCCGCGAGCAGTTCGGAACGGACAGCGATGAGTGA